The proteins below are encoded in one region of Apium graveolens cultivar Ventura chromosome 4, ASM990537v1, whole genome shotgun sequence:
- the LOC141721358 gene encoding DNA cross-link repair protein SNM1 → MDKTTPSGYSNDDSNWISDSENECEDDDPIISLDDNGLPCQNLQITNNNHNEDSFAGDFYRSGTDWSCLSSCSSNTTTITTSIIKTNVSCGNDFEKKRLKQSNLFELWKLPSKTNVEASTSIVSNKRMKKSVDDFPIQRDQKQQQQQQQPRGCPFYKKMPGTPFTVDAFRYGQVKDCSAYFLTHFHYDHYGGLSKAWSHGPIYCTPITARLIETCLHVNPSFIHTLDLDVEHVIEGIKVTMLEANHCPGAALIHFNLPSGQCYLHTGDFRASKLMQTYPLLLNQRVNVLYLDTTYCNPKYRFPLKEEVLNFVVKVTKNILKKKPKTLIIVGAYSIGKESVYLAISKALMVKIHADSSRRRILQSFGWPEISGSLCTDGNDTPLHVLPMSSLKFEILEKYMKSYSGRYMSVLAFRPTGWTFSETTGSQLDLIKPNSKGSVTLYGVPYSEHSSFTELREFVQFLGPEKIIPTVNVGNAATRDKMQSYFKEWSKGR, encoded by the exons ATGGATAAAACGACGCCGTCCGGATACTCAAACGACGATTCAAATTGGATTTCAGATTCCGAAAATGAATGTGAAGATGATGATCCAATCATTTCATTAGACGACAACGGATTGCCCTGTCAAAATTTGCAAATTACAAACAATAATCACAATGAAGATAGTTTTGCTGGCGATTTTTATAGGTCCGGAACGGATTGGTCTTGTTTGAGCTCTTGTTCTAGTAATACTACTACAATTACTACTAGTATTATTAAGACTAATGTGAGTTGCGGAAATGATTTTGAAAAGAAGCGGTTGAAACAGTCTAATTTGTTTGAATTGTGGAAACTTCCGTCTAAGACTAATGTCGAGGCTTCTACTTCAATTGTTTCGAATAAGAGGATGAAGAAATCGGTGGATGATTTTCCGATACAACGAGATCAgaagcagcagcagcagcagcagcagccgCGTGGTTGTCCCTTTTATAAGAAAATGCCTG GAACACCCTTCACTGTTGATGCATTCCGCTATGGTCAAGTTAAAGATTGCTCTGCCTATTTCCTTACTCATTTCCATTATGATCATTATGGTGGTTTGAGCAAGGCATGGTCCCATGGACCTATCTATTGCACCCCCATCACAGCTAGGTTGATCGAAACGTGTCTGCATGTTAACCCCTC ATTCATTCATACTCTGGACTTAGATGTTGAGCATGTCAttgaaggaattaaagtaacgATGCTTGAGGCTAATCACTGCCCGGGCGCAGCTCTAATTCACTTTAATCTCCCAAGTGGTCAATGCTACCTTCATACAGGAGATTTTAGGGCTTCAAAGTTGATGCAAACATACCCACTTCTTTTAAACCAACGAGTCAATGTGCTTTACCTTGACACAACATATTGCAATCCGAAATACAG ATTTCCTTTGAAGGAAGAGGTACTGAACTTCGTTGTCAAAGTTACAAAgaatattttgaagaaaaaacCTAAGACCCTTATCATTGTTGGGGCATATAGCATAGGGAAAGAGTCTGTATATCTTGCTATTTCCAAGGCATTAATG GTGAAAATACATGCCGATTCTTCGAGGAGGCGTATCCTGCAGTCCTTTGGTTGGCCTGAAATATCTGGTAGTCTGTGTACAGATGGGAATGATACACCTCTACATGTTCTGCCTATGTCGTCCCTAAAATTTGAG ATATTGGAGAAATATATGAAGTCGTACAGTGGTCGATACATGTCAGTTTTGGCATTTCGGCCAACAG GTTGGACTTTCTCTGAAACTACCGGAAGCCAATTGGATCTAATCAAGCCCAATTCCAAAGGCTCCGTTACTCTTTATG GAGTTCCATACAGCGAACATTCTAGCTTTACTGAATTGAGGGAGTTTGTTCAG TTTTTGGGGCCTGAGAAAATAATTCCAACTGTCAATGTGGGAAATGCTGCGACTCGGGATAAGATGCAGTCTTACTTTAAGGAATGGTCAAAAGGGCGATAA
- the LOC141719908 gene encoding uncharacterized protein LOC141719908 gives MASSSSTVIDINHPYFLNSSASRSVKIALSARLKLGFIDGSQTQPNDNSALLPLWKRSNDLVISWLLNYVSNDIRKSIVFMQTAKQIWDDLAIRYAQNNVPRLFNLHKELASLTQGSRSITAYFTHFLGLMDELEALAPIHRCVCDVTTCACGVTLKLIQYEQQMKLRQFLMGLNDQFTASRGQIMLISPLPDMSQAYAMLLQDDNQRNSSGGSLSFSHDSVAMNTRVSSAKKSFVTKKDDKKASDVVCDYCSMSGHSREKCFALHGYPEWYRLFGHPKPKIKHNVKKSATANVQSVTQTLQQPDVSSDKSVNS, from the exons ATGGCGTCTTCGTCTTCCACCGTAATCGACATTAATCATCCGTACTTTCTCAATTCGTCAGCATCCAG ATCTGTTAAGATAGCTTTATCAGCTAGACTCAAACTTGGATTCATTGATGGTTCACAAACTCAACCTAATGATAATTCTGCTTTACTGCCTCTATGGAAACGTAGTAATGATCTAGTGATTTCTTGGTTGTTGAACTATGTATCTAATGATATACGCAAGAGTATTGTGTTTATGCAaactgctaaacagatctgggatgATCTTGCGATTCGTTATGCACAGAATAATGTACCTCGTTTGTTTAATCTACATAAAGAACTGGCTTCTCTCACTCAAGGATCCAGATCTAttactgcttattttacacattTTTTAGGATTGATGGATGAATTAGAGGCATTAGCACCAATTCATCGATGTGTGTGTGATGTGACTACTTGTGCTTGTGGTGTGACACTTAAATTGATACAATATGAACAACAAATGAAGTTAAGACAATTTCTAATGGGGCTAAATGATCAGTTCACTGCTTCTCGTGGACAGATTATGTTAATATCTCCATTGCCTGATATGAGTCAAGCTTATGCTATGCTCTTGCAAGATGATAATCAGAGAAACAGTTCTGGAGGTTCACTCTCGTTTTCTCATGATTCTGTTGCTATGAATACTCGAGTTTCTTCAGCTAAGAAGTCCTTTGTGACTAAGAAAGATGATAAGAAAGCCTCAGACGTAGTCTGTGACTATTGCAGTATGTCTGGACATTCCAGAGAAAAGTGTTTTGCACTTCATGGCTATCCTGAGTGGTACAGGTTGTTTGGCCATCCAAAGCCAAAGATTAAACACAATGTTAAGAAAAGTGCAACAGCTAATGTCCAAAGTGTCACTCAAACTTTGCAGCAACCTGATGTCTCCTCAGACAAATCTGTTAATTCTTAG